A window of Acidobacteriota bacterium genomic DNA:
ACAGCTACGTAACCCTCTTCCACGTTTGACCAATTCTCTATGAATGGGTAATTTCCAGTTTTTTCCTTAAAACGTTCGATAACTTCTGCTATTTTATGAACAGAATCTATGTGCTCTTTACACAGACCGGTGATCAACCCCAGCAGGAGACCGACCTTGAGCTGCTGCCAGACGAAGTGGCGCACGCGACCGGAGGAGGCCGCCAACCGGCCGGTGGCGATGCCGCGGACGGTGATGGTGGAGGTCTGGGTGCCGCTGTTGCCCGCCATACCCATGATCGCCGGCACGAAGGCGAGGAGGAAGAGGGCCTCGGCGTGAATGGACTGGAAGTGCTGGAGCAGCACGCCGGTGAGCAGCAGGCCCACCAGGTTGACCAGCAGCCAAGGCAGCCGGATCCCCGCCACCTTCCACGAGCGCTCGGAGTATTGGAGCTCGTCGTCGGAGGTACCGACCATCTTGTAGAAGTCTTCGGTGGCCTCCTCGCGCACCACGTCGACGATGTCGTCGACGGTGACGATGCCCACCAGCCGGTTGGAGTCGTCGGTGACCGGGATCGCCAGCAGGTCGTAGCGCGCCGCCAGCTGGGCCACCACTTCCTGATCGGTGTCGGTGGAGACCTTGATCAGGTCCGACTGCATGATGTCGCCGAGGGTGCGCTCCGGCCGCCGCAACAGCAGCTGGCGCAGCGAGGTGACGCCCCGCAGGTGGCCGACGTCGTCGATGACGTAGAGGTAGAAGATCATCTCTACCTCCTGCTGCTCCCGCAGGGCGGCGATGGCCTCCCCCACCGTGGTCTCTTCGGTGACCGCGAAGTAGCCGGTGTCCATGATCCGGCCGGCGGTGTCGTCGGCATAGGTGAGCTGGCTGCGGACCTCCTTCAGGTCCTTGACGTCCACCAGGTCCAGGACCCGATCCCGCAGCTCCGAAGGCAGGCTCTCGATGAGGAAGACGGCGTCGTCCACCGGCGCCCGCTCGACGATGGCGCCGATCTGGTCCGGGGTGAGCCGCTCCATCAGCTCCAGCCGCTGGTTCGGGCTGACCTCCGTCAGCACGTCCACCACGGCGTCGGGGAACTCTTTCATCAGGATGCCGAAGACCTGCAGCTGTTCCGCGGGGGTGAGGCCGCGCAGGAGCACGGCCACGTCCTCCGGGCGCACCTTGCTCAGAACCTTGATCAGGCCCTGGCGGGCTTCTCGGCGTACGAGGCGGCGAACCGTCACTTCGAGACGGCGCATACGGGGTGTCAGCTCTGCTTCCATCGAGGGGAGCGTACCACGGACTCCCCCTGGAGAATGAGCTGTAAAGGGAAGGGAGGAAAGAGTTTCGCAGGTTCCCCGGGAGTCAGTCGAGGCGACCGTGGAGGTCGCGGTCGAGCTCCGTCAACAGGCGCTGGTTCTCCCGCCAATCGGGCTCCAGGCGCACCTGTAGATCGAGGTAGACCCGACGCTCCAGGTACTCCTCCAGATCCTTGCGGGCGGCCATGCCGATGGACTTGATGCGCCGGCCCTGGCGACCGATGACGATGCTCTTCTGCCCGGGCTTCTCCACCAGCACCGTGGCGAAGATGCGCACCAGGCCGGTGGCGTCGTCCTCTTCCCAGCGATCCAGGAGCACGGCGGACGTGAAGGGAATCTCGTCTCGAGTTTGTTCCAGCACCTTCTCGCGGATGCGCTCCGCCACCAGGAAGCGCTCCGGATGCACTGTCAGCAACTCCGAATCGTAGAGCGGGGGTCCCTCCGGCAGGCGCCGGAAGAGCTCTTCCAGGACGATCTCCGCTCCCTCGCCGCGGAGGGCGCTGATGGGGATCAGCTCCTCGAACAGGCCGGTGGCGCCATAGCGTTCGAGGAGCGGCAGCAGCCGGCGCTTGTCGATCTGGTCGATCTTGTTGAGCAGCAGCAGCTTCGGCCCCTCGCTACGCTCCACCAGGTCGAGGAGGTATTGGTCCCCGGAGCCGAAGCTTTGGGAGGCATCCACCAGCAGGCAGACCACGTCGGCGCCGTTGAGGGAATCGGTGGCGTGGGAGACCATCGCCCGATTCATCCGGTAGAGGGGTTTGTGCACCCCGGGGGTGTCGTAGAAGACGATTTGCCCCCGCTCCTCGCTGTGGATGCCCACGATGCGATGGCGGGTGGTCTGGGGTTTGTCGGAGACGATGGCCACCTTCTCCCCCAACAGCCGGTTGAGCAGGGTCGATTTGCCGGCGTTGGGGCGGCCTACCAGGGCCACGGTGCCGCTGCGAGGGGACTCCGAGGCTCCGTCCGCCGAGGCTCCGCCCACCGAGGCTCCGTCTGTCGAAGCAGGGCCCGGCGCATCACTCGCCATCGCCGACCTCCTCCTCGACCTCGTCCATGGCCACCTTCTCCGCCCGCACCGTCTGCACCCGGCGCTCGTCCACCGCCTCGACGGTGAGGCGCAGCCCCTGGGTTTCCGTGACCTCCCCGGGCTCCGGCACATAGCCGAAGGTGGTGAAGACCAGTCCGCCGACGGTGTCGTAGGGCTCGTCGTCGAAGGTGATGCTGAAGATACGCTCCAACTCCTCGATGCGCATGCGACCATCGAAGAGCCAGCCACCATCGGGTAGGCGCTGGATCTGTGGCGGCAGCTCTTCGTCGGAGTCGACGATTTCGCCGACGATCTCTTCCAGCAGATCCTCGATGGTCACCAGTCCGGCGGTGCCGCCGTACTCGTCCACCACCACCGCCAGCTGCTGGCGGCGCTCCTGGAGCTCTTTGAGCACCTCGTCCAACGGCTTGGTCTCGGGCACCAACCAGATGGGTTTGGCGAGCTTCTGGAGCGGCGGCTGGGGCTCGCCGCGCATACCCCGCAGCAGATCCCGCAGGTGCAGGACGCCGACGATCTGGTCGATGGAGCGCCGGTAGAGAGGGATCCGCGAATGGGTGGATTCGGCGAAGATCTCCGCCACCTCGTCGAGGGAAGACTCCACCGAAGCACACACCAGGTCGATGCGCGGGGTCATGACGCTGCGCACCAGGGTGTCGCCGAAATCCACCACGCTGCGCACCAACTCGCCCTCGTGGTGATCGAGGATGCCCTCTCGGGTGCCGACGTCGATGAAGGCGTTGATCTCTTCGTCGGAGACCTCGTCGTCATCTTCCTCGAGACGCTGGAGATCCCGCCGGGGCATGAACGCCGCGGTCAAGCCGAGGAGCGGCGTGAACAGCATGCGGGCCAGTGAATAGGCCCGAGTGAGGCCGCGCAGGACGCCCTCCGGGTCCTGGCTCACCAGGCGCCGGTTGAGGTATTCCACCGCCGCCACGGCCACCAGGGTGATGCCCAGCCCCACCAACCAGCTGCGCACGCTCTCCACCGGTCCCACCAAGGGCACCAGAAAGAGAAAAAGCACCGCTGGGGTGACCTTGGCCACCACGCTGAGCAGGAAGCAGAAAGCCTCGAATTGGCGCGGCGACTTGTAGAGCTTGCGCATCGCGCCCTGGGCTTCCTCGATCCAATGGCGCAGGCGAATGGGTCCGCTGCGCTCGAGCATGGCGGAGAGCACAGCGGTAAGACAGAGCGCGACGGTTGCCGTCGCGACACCGGTGATCAAGATCGATGTGGACAGGGCCTTATTCCTCCTCGAGCCAACGCCGGCGAAGGCGCCGCTCCAACCTTTCCATGGTGCCGTCGTCGGTTTCGTGGTCGTAGCCGAGACAGTGCAGAACGCCGTGCAAAGTCAACAAACGCAATTCTCGCCCCGCGGCGTGGCCCGCCGCCGCGGCCTGGCGCCGGGCCGTGGGCACGGAGATGGCCACATCTCCCAGATGCCCCTCCCCACCTTCGGCGGCCCCCTCTTCGGAGACCGACAGGTCACCGGGGAAGGAGAGCACATCGGTGGGCCGGTCCTTGCCGCGGTAGGTCCGATTGAGCCGCCGCAGCTCCCGGTCGCTGGTGAAGCGCAGGCCGAGGCTAGCGGCCTCCGGGGCCAGCTCCGCCACCAACGCCTGCACCCAGGGACGCAGAGCGCGCACCCGCACCTGGGGATAGCGGCAGGGGTTCTGGATCGCCACCTCGCAGCCGGAGCCGCGCAGGGAGTCCGGGCTGGGGCCGATAGAGGGAGGTTCGGAGCTCAAGATTCGGGCCCGAGGTTGGTCGACGAAGGGGCCGGGAACGCGTCGGTCACGATGCCTTCGCCTCCTGCACCTGGGCTTCTTCCGCCGCCGTCAGCCGGGCGGTCTTCCCGTCCTTCTGGTTGAAGTCGAAGCCGGGATAGTCGATGCGCCGGTGGTAGATATTCGACAGCACCCGGTGGAAGGCCTGGGAGACCATGCGGATATCCGCCAGGGTCAGATCGGTCTCGTCCAGCTGGCCGTCCTTGAGGCAATCCTCGACGATCTTGCGAATCAGCTCGCGAATCTTCTGCTCCGTGGGCTCCACCAGCGTGCGGCTGGCGGCTTCGACGCCGTCGGCGAGCATCAGCACCCCCATCACCTTGGTCTGGGGTTTGGGTCCGGGATAGCGGAAGTCCGCTTCCCGCACCTCGTCCTCACAGTGCGCCTTCTCCTTCGCCTTGTTGTAGAAGAAGGTGATGCGGCGGGTGCCGTGATGCTGGGCGATGGCGTCCCGCAGCGGCGGCGGCAAATTATAGGAGCGCGCCAGCTCGAGGCCGAACTTGACATGGTTGACCAGCACCAGGGTGCTCATGGAGGGCGAGAGCTTGTCGTGGGGGTTGCGTCCGCCGCGCTGATTCTCGATGAAGTATTCGGAGCGCTCCACCTTGCCGATGTCGTGGTAGAGGGCTCCGGTGTAGGCGAGGACGGCGTCGGCGTTGATCGCCTCGCAGCCGGCTTTGGCCAGATTGGCCACCATCAGTGAATGCTGGAAGGATCCCGGCGCCTCGAAGGCCAGACGGCGCAGCAACGGCAGGTTGGTGTTGCTCAGCTCCACCAGCTTGATGTCGGTGGTCAGAGAGAGCAAGGACTCGAGAATGGGCACGGCGAAGCTCGCCACGCCGCCGACGATGAGGCCCCCCAGCAGGCCGCAGGCGAGATCGAAGCCGAGCCGCGACAGAGAGAGCTCATCGGCATTGGACAGGGCCGCCGCCACCAGGATGAAGACGGCGTTGGCGAGTCCGATGATGACGCCGGCGCGCACCATCACCAGGCGCTGCTTGAATTGGAAGCGGTCGAGGGTGAAGATCGCCGTCAGCGATCCCGCCAGGCAGAAGAGCCCCAGCCACCGGCTACCGTCGGGAGCGATGCCGGCGGTGAGCACGGAGAAGACCAGGGTCACCCACAGCGCCGTATTGCGGCTTCCCAAGAGCCGCGAGACCACCGCCAGGGAGGCGAAGGGGACGGCGAAGAGGTAGCTGTTCATGGAGTTGAGGGGGTCCGCCTCGATGGTGGCACTGAGGCTGCGGGCGAGCTGGAAGCCAAAGCTGGCGCCGAGGATGCCGGCGATGAGGAAGAGCAGGCATTCGTTGAACAGCCGCACCCGACTCTGCCCCGCCGGGCTCTCGTCCCTCAGGCCGAGCCACAGCACCGACGCCGCCAGCAGCGCCAGCAGAAAGCTGCCGAGCAAGGGTAGGAGATTGCCGGAGGAGCGATTCTGGCGGGTCAGGGTCTGGATGGTGCGAGCGGCGGCGGCGTCGATCTGGTCCCCCTTGCGGACGATCACCTGACCACGGCGGATCTGGACGAAGACCGGCTCGGCGGCGGCGGCGGCGGCATCCCGCCGGGCCAAGGTCTCGGCGCTGTTGGGGTTGAGGTTTGGGGAGATGTTGGCGGTGATCAGATCCACCACCACCTGCCGCTGCTGGTTGTTCAAGGCCGGCCAGCGGCGGACTTCAGCAGCGACGAAATCGCGCACCTCGTCAGGATAGCCCAAGTGGTCGTAGAGGTCGAGGTGGCGGCGCTCGGTGCCGGTACGCAGGTCCAGAAGGGTGACACCCCGGACCCGATTGTCCAAGAGGAGGTTCTTCGAGCTCACCACGCCGAGCCGAAGCACCTCCGCCAGCACCCCGCGGATGCGGTCCTCCAGGTCCATGGAGAAGCTGTCGCGGTAGAGCAAGGCCAGGGCCGCCGGGTCCACCTTGAGCCCGGCGAAGCCCTCCAGCTCCGCCACCACCCGTTCTCGCAGGGGATCACTGCCCTGGCGCTCCGGCGGCGTCTCCGCCAGCAGTTCGCGGCCGCGGGCGAAGAGCCGCTGGAAGCGCTGATCGAGCTCCGCTGCCAGCCCGGAGTCGAAGTCGTAGACCGGCAGCACGTCTTCCCGGGCCTTGCGGCGCTTTTCCTCGGTGGTGGCCAGGTCCTCGAGGGGCAGATCCACCGGTGCGACGAAATCCCGCGGCGCGATAGCTCCTTCCCCCAGGGACTCGCCGTCGAAGACGCCGAGCCCGCTGTGGGGCACCAGCGCCCAGGTGGCCAGCAGAACAAAGACCAGCAGCCAGGGAGCCTGGGCTTCCAGCAGCCGCGCTCTGCCCCGCTCCAGGCCCTGGCTCCAGCGCGTCCAGAAGCCGTTTTGAGCCTTCTTCCGGGTGGTGGTCTTGCCGGTTCCGTTCGTCATGGTCGTTCCCCCGCCACCGGGGGCTCAGGAATCCTCCTGCGGCGAGCCGTCCTGGCGACCCTTCTCCGGCCGCGGCGAATCGCGTTCCTCGGAGCGCCCTTCCCGCGCCGCTGCCCGCCGGCTCTCCCGCTCCGCCTCCCGGCGCAGCTCGAAGACCTCGTAAGCCTGCACCACCTTCTGCACCAGGGGGTGGCGCACCACGTCCCGCTGATCGAAGTGCTGGAAGGCAATGCCCTGGACTCCCTGCAGCACCCTGCGGGCCTCATCCAGCCCGGAGCGCCGCCCCTGAGGCAGATCCACCTGGGTAATATCCCCGTTGATCACCGCCTTGGAGCCGAATCCGATGCGGGTGAGGAACATTTTCATCTGTTCACTGGTGGTGTTCTGGGCCTCGTCCAAAATGATGAAGCTGTCGTTGAGGGTTCGCCCGCGCATGAAGGCGATGGGCGCCACCTCGATGATCCCCTTCTCCATCATGCGACCCACCTTCTCGTAGCCGATGATGTCGTAGAGAGCGTCGTGGAGAGGCCGCAAATAGGGATTGACCTTCTCCACCAGATCGCCGGGCAGGAAGCCGAGCTTCTCCCCCGCCTCCACCGCCGGCCGAGCGAGGACGATGCGGCGCACCTTCTTGTCCATCAGCGCCGCCGCCGCC
This region includes:
- the mgtE gene encoding magnesium transporter gives rise to the protein MRRLEVTVRRLVRREARQGLIKVLSKVRPEDVAVLLRGLTPAEQLQVFGILMKEFPDAVVDVLTEVSPNQRLELMERLTPDQIGAIVERAPVDDAVFLIESLPSELRDRVLDLVDVKDLKEVRSQLTYADDTAGRIMDTGYFAVTEETTVGEAIAALREQQEVEMIFYLYVIDDVGHLRGVTSLRQLLLRRPERTLGDIMQSDLIKVSTDTDQEVVAQLAARYDLLAIPVTDDSNRLVGIVTVDDIVDVVREEATEDFYKMVGTSDDELQYSERSWKVAGIRLPWLLVNLVGLLLTGVLLQHFQSIHAEALFLLAFVPAIMGMAGNSGTQTSTITVRGIATGRLAASSGRVRHFVWQQLKVGLLLGLITGLCKEHIDSVHKIAEVIERFKEKTGNYPFIENWSNVEEGYVAV
- the era gene encoding GTPase Era, whose product is MASDAPGPASTDGASVGGASADGASESPRSGTVALVGRPNAGKSTLLNRLLGEKVAIVSDKPQTTRHRIVGIHSEERGQIVFYDTPGVHKPLYRMNRAMVSHATDSLNGADVVCLLVDASQSFGSGDQYLLDLVERSEGPKLLLLNKIDQIDKRRLLPLLERYGATGLFEELIPISALRGEGAEIVLEELFRRLPEGPPLYDSELLTVHPERFLVAERIREKVLEQTRDEIPFTSAVLLDRWEEDDATGLVRIFATVLVEKPGQKSIVIGRQGRRIKSIGMAARKDLEEYLERRVYLDLQVRLEPDWRENQRLLTELDRDLHGRLD
- a CDS encoding hemolysin family protein codes for the protein MITGVATATVALCLTAVLSAMLERSGPIRLRHWIEEAQGAMRKLYKSPRQFEAFCFLLSVVAKVTPAVLFLFLVPLVGPVESVRSWLVGLGITLVAVAAVEYLNRRLVSQDPEGVLRGLTRAYSLARMLFTPLLGLTAAFMPRRDLQRLEEDDDEVSDEEINAFIDVGTREGILDHHEGELVRSVVDFGDTLVRSVMTPRIDLVCASVESSLDEVAEIFAESTHSRIPLYRRSIDQIVGVLHLRDLLRGMRGEPQPPLQKLAKPIWLVPETKPLDEVLKELQERRQQLAVVVDEYGGTAGLVTIEDLLEEIVGEIVDSDEELPPQIQRLPDGGWLFDGRMRIEELERIFSITFDDEPYDTVGGLVFTTFGYVPEPGEVTETQGLRLTVEAVDERRVQTVRAEKVAMDEVEEEVGDGE
- the ybeY gene encoding rRNA maturation RNase YbeY, which codes for MSSEPPSIGPSPDSLRGSGCEVAIQNPCRYPQVRVRALRPWVQALVAELAPEAASLGLRFTSDRELRRLNRTYRGKDRPTDVLSFPGDLSVSEEGAAEGGEGHLGDVAISVPTARRQAAAAGHAAGRELRLLTLHGVLHCLGYDHETDDGTMERLERRLRRRWLEEE
- a CDS encoding HDIG domain-containing protein, producing the protein MTNGTGKTTTRKKAQNGFWTRWSQGLERGRARLLEAQAPWLLVFVLLATWALVPHSGLGVFDGESLGEGAIAPRDFVAPVDLPLEDLATTEEKRRKAREDVLPVYDFDSGLAAELDQRFQRLFARGRELLAETPPERQGSDPLRERVVAELEGFAGLKVDPAALALLYRDSFSMDLEDRIRGVLAEVLRLGVVSSKNLLLDNRVRGVTLLDLRTGTERRHLDLYDHLGYPDEVRDFVAAEVRRWPALNNQQRQVVVDLITANISPNLNPNSAETLARRDAAAAAAEPVFVQIRRGQVIVRKGDQIDAAAARTIQTLTRQNRSSGNLLPLLGSFLLALLAASVLWLGLRDESPAGQSRVRLFNECLLFLIAGILGASFGFQLARSLSATIEADPLNSMNSYLFAVPFASLAVVSRLLGSRNTALWVTLVFSVLTAGIAPDGSRWLGLFCLAGSLTAIFTLDRFQFKQRLVMVRAGVIIGLANAVFILVAAALSNADELSLSRLGFDLACGLLGGLIVGGVASFAVPILESLLSLTTDIKLVELSNTNLPLLRRLAFEAPGSFQHSLMVANLAKAGCEAINADAVLAYTGALYHDIGKVERSEYFIENQRGGRNPHDKLSPSMSTLVLVNHVKFGLELARSYNLPPPLRDAIAQHHGTRRITFFYNKAKEKAHCEDEVREADFRYPGPKPQTKVMGVLMLADGVEAASRTLVEPTEQKIRELIRKIVEDCLKDGQLDETDLTLADIRMVSQAFHRVLSNIYHRRIDYPGFDFNQKDGKTARLTAAEEAQVQEAKAS
- a CDS encoding PhoH family protein, with amino-acid sequence MTAQKTEQPTEALSPKVSASEVTAPEVAASEVAAPEGEISTARLTLAEESLDALFGTHDENLRRIETAFGVEMGARGTELQITGLTPDVKHVSRLMEQLRELVQTGYRLRPGDVRTAIRVSREDSRVSLVDFFRPEGLEAAARRLIQPRTLRQQLYLQAMAEHDLVISIGPAGTGKTYLAVAMAAAALMDKKVRRIVLARPAVEAGEKLGFLPGDLVEKVNPYLRPLHDALYDIIGYEKVGRMMEKGIIEVAPIAFMRGRTLNDSFIILDEAQNTTSEQMKMFLTRIGFGSKAVINGDITQVDLPQGRRSGLDEARRVLQGVQGIAFQHFDQRDVVRHPLVQKVVQAYEVFELRREAERESRRAAAREGRSEERDSPRPEKGRQDGSPQEDS